A DNA window from Jaculus jaculus isolate mJacJac1 chromosome 1, mJacJac1.mat.Y.cur, whole genome shotgun sequence contains the following coding sequences:
- the Sigmar1 gene encoding sigma non-opioid intracellular receptor 1 isoform X2 produces the protein MQWAMGRRWAWVALMLAVAAVLAQVVWLWLGTQSFVFQREEIAQLARQYAGLDHELAFSRLIVELRRLHPGHVLPDEELQWVFVNAGGWMGAMCLLHASLSEYVLLFGTALGSRGHSGRYWAEISDTIISGTFHQWREGTTKSEVFYPVQCAQLSHDPLRMDCTPAL, from the exons ATGCAGTGGGCCATGGGCCGGCGGTGGGCGTGGGTCGCGCTGATGCTGGCGGTCGCCGCGGTGCTCGCCCAGGTCGTGTGGCTCTGGCTTGGTACGCAGAGCTTCGTCTTCCAGCGCGAGGAGATCGCGCAGCTGGCGCGGCAGTACGCGG GGCTGGACCACGAGCTGGCCTTCTCTCGGCTGATCGTGGAGCTGCGGCGGCTGCACCCAGGCCACGTGCTGCCCGACGAGGAGCTGCAGTGGGTGTTCGTGAACGCCGGCGGCTGGATGGGCGCCATGTGCCTTCTGCACGCCTCGCTGTCCGAGTACGTGCTGCTCTTCGGCACCGCCCTGGGCTCCCGTGGCCATTCGG GACGCTACTGGGCTGAGATTTCTGACACCATCATCTCTGGCACCTTCCACCAGTGGAGAGAGGGCACCACCAAAAGTGAGGTCTTTTACCCAG tACAATGTGCCCAGCTGTCTCATGATCCTCTCAGAATGGACTGTACCCCCgcactgtaa
- the Sigmar1 gene encoding sigma non-opioid intracellular receptor 1 isoform X1 — protein sequence MQWAMGRRWAWVALMLAVAAVLAQVVWLWLGTQSFVFQREEIAQLARQYAGLDHELAFSRLIVELRRLHPGHVLPDEELQWVFVNAGGWMGAMCLLHASLSEYVLLFGTALGSRGHSGRYWAEISDTIISGTFHQWREGTTKSEVFYPGETVVHGPGEATAVEWGPNTWMVEYGRGVIPSTLAFALADTVFSTQDFLTLFYTLRSYARGLRLELTTYLFGQDS from the exons ATGCAGTGGGCCATGGGCCGGCGGTGGGCGTGGGTCGCGCTGATGCTGGCGGTCGCCGCGGTGCTCGCCCAGGTCGTGTGGCTCTGGCTTGGTACGCAGAGCTTCGTCTTCCAGCGCGAGGAGATCGCGCAGCTGGCGCGGCAGTACGCGG GGCTGGACCACGAGCTGGCCTTCTCTCGGCTGATCGTGGAGCTGCGGCGGCTGCACCCAGGCCACGTGCTGCCCGACGAGGAGCTGCAGTGGGTGTTCGTGAACGCCGGCGGCTGGATGGGCGCCATGTGCCTTCTGCACGCCTCGCTGTCCGAGTACGTGCTGCTCTTCGGCACCGCCCTGGGCTCCCGTGGCCATTCGG GACGCTACTGGGCTGAGATTTCTGACACCATCATCTCTGGCACCTTCCACCAGTGGAGAGAGGGCACCACCAAAAGTGAGGTCTTTTACCCAG GGGAGACAGTTGTGCACGGGCCTGGAGAGGCAACGGCTGTGGAGTGGGGGCCAAACACATGGATGGTGGAGTACGGCCGGGGTGTCATCCCGTCTACTCTGGCATTTGCACTGGCTGACACTGTCTTCAGCACCCAGGACTTCCTCACCCTCTTCTACACCCTTCGATCCTATGCCCGGGGCCTCCGGCTTGAGCTTACCACCTACCTCTTCGGCCAGGACTCCTGA
- the Sigmar1 gene encoding sigma non-opioid intracellular receptor 1 isoform X3 encodes MQWAMGRRWAWVALMLAVAAVLAQVVWLWLGTQSFVFQREEIAQLARQYAGLDHELAFSRLIVELRRLHPGHVLPDEELQWVFVNAGGWMGAMCLLHASLSEYVLLFGTALGSRGHSGRYWAEISDTIISGTFHQWREGTTKSEVFYPAPRTSSPSSTPFDPMPGASGLSLPPTSSARTPDQSGLKEDLWMDRSGQARIHPLAGAHVHRQGYTPLQIMSSCCMRRDIYAFTSRHTELLGNK; translated from the exons ATGCAGTGGGCCATGGGCCGGCGGTGGGCGTGGGTCGCGCTGATGCTGGCGGTCGCCGCGGTGCTCGCCCAGGTCGTGTGGCTCTGGCTTGGTACGCAGAGCTTCGTCTTCCAGCGCGAGGAGATCGCGCAGCTGGCGCGGCAGTACGCGG GGCTGGACCACGAGCTGGCCTTCTCTCGGCTGATCGTGGAGCTGCGGCGGCTGCACCCAGGCCACGTGCTGCCCGACGAGGAGCTGCAGTGGGTGTTCGTGAACGCCGGCGGCTGGATGGGCGCCATGTGCCTTCTGCACGCCTCGCTGTCCGAGTACGTGCTGCTCTTCGGCACCGCCCTGGGCTCCCGTGGCCATTCGG GACGCTACTGGGCTGAGATTTCTGACACCATCATCTCTGGCACCTTCCACCAGTGGAGAGAGGGCACCACCAAAAGTGAGGTCTTTTACCCAG CACCCAGGACTTCCTCACCCTCTTCTACACCCTTCGATCCTATGCCCGGGGCCTCCGGCTTGAGCTTACCACCTACCTCTTCGGCCAGGACTCCTGACCAGTCAGGCCTGAAGGAAGACCTGTGGATGGACAGGAGCGGGCAGGCCCGTATACATCCACTTGCTGGAGCCCATGTGCACAGACAGGGTTATACACCATTACAGATAATGAGTTCCTGCTGTATGAGGAGGGACATATATGCTTTTACTTCTAGACACACAGAGCTCCTTGGGAACAAATGA